In Haloarcula halophila, the genomic window TCTGGCGTTCCTGAACCAGATCGCCCGCCACCAGCGCCACGCTGGACTCCGGCTGGTGATGCTCTCCCAGACGCTCCAAGAGTTCTACGACGAAGGCGTGGCCGAAGAGATCGCCGGAATGTGCCCGATCATGGTCCATCACCGCGAGCCAGACCTGGGCGAGAAGACGGCGAATAGGGCCGGACTCACGAGCGAGCAACAGCACTACATCAACACGGCTGAGGCCGGCAAGGAGTCGATCGGTGAAGGCCAGGGCTTCTCCCAAGCGCTGGTCCGGGTCGACGAACACGGGGACTACCCGCTGACGATCCGAACTTCGTGGGAGGAAAAGCGAGTGATCGACCTCGATGCTCACGGTCGGGATGCACTGGCGGCGCTGGTGGATAGCCAGCCAGAGCAGATCAAGGAGTTCGAGCAGTTCGTCTACGCCCACGGACTTCGCCACGAGTTGACCGAGCGGTTCGGGTTCGAGCCAGAGCAGGCGGAGAAAGTGCTGTCCGGGCTCTCTCAGGAAGAGCTGATGGATTCGGTTCGTGTGGCCCTCGAACAGAATGGAACGGCGACAGCGGTTGCTGACGGCGGCTCAACTGACACAACCACCGCAGATACTGGAGGCTCTTCAGAATGACTCGAAAGAAGATCACGATGTATGGAACCGAGGAACAGAAAGAGCAGATAGAGATACAGGCTTCCAAACACGGACAGACAGTCTCAAAGTATTGTTTGGAGGCTGTTGAACAGCGGATTGCACGTGAAGTCCGTGATGAGCGCGCTGATGAGGTTTCGATTGAAGACCGAATTGAAACACTTGTGAGTGACGTACAGAAGAATATTGATTCTGTGATAGATCCTGCACCAGAACAGGAACTACTCTACGAGATTGCTCTGTGGCAGCTACTAAGTAGCGAGTATAGTGCGGAGCAACGGCAAGACGCACTGGAGTCTGGAGCTGAAAAGTTCGAAAAGGAACTGGAGAATCTGGCCACAAAGCGAGGTGAGGATTAATGCCTGATGACAAGCCAGTCTACTTTTACACTTCTGAAGAGACAAAACAGCGAATCAACGATCAGGCAGATGAAGCTGGACTGAGCGTTTCGGATTTCTGTGAACAGGTGCTGAAAGAACACCTGGAGGATACCACTTCACAGAGTCAGGAAGAACGCTATCACCCGAGCCAACGGCTTGAAGTGACGATTGATGATGCTCGCCGAGATCTAGAAGCAGCGATTGAGCGGCTCGAAACAGCTGTTGATGAAGAAATCACAGATATTCAGTCGCTCCGGACTGTCTACGCGATCTCGATCTGGGAGTTGCTTAAATCAGAATATGGCTCCCCTCACCGAAAAGAGGCAATGCAGACGGCAGCAGCCCGCGTAAAAAAGGCGGAGAATGATTCATCACGTAGTGATAAGGGAAGTTCGCACACCGATGAGACCACTGCTCCGTCGGAACCAGACCAAGCGACAGGTTCGGATCAGCCTGCCAATAGCAGCGAACTATGATACTCAAGACCGACTTCCAGCAGAGTGGAGCTGGAGATCTAGTCGAGTATATCCGTCGGGATAGAGACCCCAATCGCGATCAGCGAGTCCCGCTCCGGAATCCAACTGGCCGAGAACTGTCGGACCCGGAGGTATCAGACTTTATTGAAGAGAGCCGACAGTTCGGGTTTGAACGGCATTACATCGTCTCTCCGAACCCAGAGGCAGGATACACAGCACAAGAAGTAGGCGAAAACACCCGACAGCTCATGCGAGATGAGCTGCTTGAAAAACCCACTGCGAATTACCTCTACGCTGTTCACAATGACAGCTGCTATACCCACGCTCACGTTGCTGCAACGGGCCGTGAAGAGGAGTTACGGATGGATCGACAGGAGATTCAACGCCTCCGATCGCGGGCTCGATCACAGTTCCGTGAACAGGAACGACTCAAAGAGCGCGACGTTGACCGAGAGCAAGAGCGCGCTGAGGAACGTCGCGAACAAGCCCACGAGAAAGAGCTAGATCCGGAAGCTCGGAAAGAAGTCGAACCAGACCGAGAGCAAGAGCCCGAACCGCAGCGGGAGCAAGAACCAGAGCGTGACTTCGGCATGGGTGGTGCGCAGTGAGTTCCGACCCAACCACCCAGCCGGGCCAGAAGAACACGGAGGTCCCGACCCAACTGCGTGACGACGGTGTCGTGATGTTCTTCTGGGCCTTTTTCATGTTCGTGTTCCCCGCAATGTGGGTCGATGCCGACAAGCCACTCCACAAACGCTTCTGGGCCTGGCGCTACCTCTATCTCGGCTTCACCGCGGTCACAGCGATATTCTTCCTCCCTGCACTGCTGAACGGGCAGTTTCTCTGGCTGCTGTTGGGTCCGTTCGCCCACATCGTCGCGGGGCTCTCGATCATCGGAATCTTCGCTGGCTTCCAATTTCCCGGTATCTCACTGCCATACGTCTCGTATACGATCTCGACCGGGCTGTATAGCGCCGCTCTCGTAGCCGTGGCCGGCGGCGATCTCTTGCGGCGGACATCCCCAGCGTCGCTCTCGATGGACCCCTACGACAGTGACGAAGACGAATTAGTGGTCCCACTGGATGGTGTCGACGACAAGAGCGACGACGCCCCGACACCGCCGAAAATCGATCAGGACGTATCGACAGCCGTAATCGGCGAGACAGGGTCGGGGAAGACCTCGGCTATGCAAATGCTGGCCTACCAGTTTCCCTATCATCGGGACACGGCGGTCATCGCACACGACGCCGGCGAAGACTTCCAGCGCTTCTATGAGGATCTTGGTTTCGACGTCAAGCGGATCAGCGCCCAGAATGGGGACGTGGTCTGGAACCTGTTCAACGACGCTGACAGCCGGCGTGACTTCCGAGAGATTGCCCGCACAATCTTCGGCGAACCCGACGGGCACAACCCGTTCCACACGCCGGCCAAACAGGTCTTCGAGGACGTCCTGATGTACCTCCATCTGGAGGCGCAAAAGAACAACCGCCGTGAGGAACTCTGCCATCTCGATCTCGTGCAGTTACTCGAAGAAGGCCATATCGAACTATATCAGAAACTCAGCGAATACGACCAGCGCTTGGACGCTGGTCACCTCGATCCCGACCAGGGGAAAGGCGCACGGAACGTCTACCAGACGCTTCGTGAGCACACTCGTCCGGTGTTCGTCGACGACTTCGCGGAGTACGGGGAGTTCTCACTGAACGAGTACATCAGGAACCCCGATGGGCGCGTGTTGATCATCGACTCCGAACCCTCGCGGATGGCGACACTCGGACCGATGTTCCAGCTGTTGCTGGACTGGTCGATCCGGTACGCTATGGAAGCTCCGAACCCCACAGTCCATATCCTCGATGAGATCGACCAACTCCCGCCACTCTCCCAGGTCACGAACCTCACCGCCCGCGGCCGGAAGGAGAAAGCCCGTGCGCTGGTCGGCGTCCAGACAGTCGGCCAGCTGAAGGACACCTACTCGACGGTCTCCGGTATCCTGGGCAACTGCCCCCAAGGCGTGTACTTCGGCCCCGGCGACCGGGAGACCACGCAGTTCGTTCTCGACGAGGTTGGCGACCACCGGACCTTCGAAACGCAGGAGATGGTTGCCGTCTCTAGATCGACCGGCGACCAGTCCCAAAGCGAGCAGAACCGTCGACGCCACCAAGAGAAAGACCAGAATCCGCTGACTCCCGGACAGCTCCGGAAGTTCGGGCCAGGGGAATGTGTCACCGTCCGCCGGACTGACTGGTGGCATGGCCAAGCCAACGAACTTCACGAGGTTCGCGACAACCTCCCTGAGAGGGGCGTCGAGTCGCCGGTGTCGTTGGACGACACGAAGGATAATCTCGAAGACACTGACAGCTGGCTCGCGCTACTGCGGTCCCGGCTCGGAGGGTCAGAGTCCGACAGTGAATCGTCGAGTCAAAACGAGTCTGGTGGGGACGACGCGGTCGATCCAGACGTGTGGGCTGCTGATGATGTCGAGTCGCCGTCGCTGGCGTTCTCCTATGCCAAGTGGGACGAAGCACTCGACCGACTCGATCTCGACCGGCCACCGATCTCTGATCCGAAGCATATCGACGCCTTCGAGGACGTCTGCTCGATGCTCGACGATCGAGTCCTCTCGCTTCAGATTGGTGCCGACGCGACCATCGAAATCAAGGAACTCCTCATGGACCTCCACGACCAGACTGGCCTGACTCCTAAAGAGATTCTCAACGAAGTGACTGCCCACACCGAAGCCCTACAGATGAGCGATGAGTTCCACACTGAATTCCTCGAACAAGTCGATGTCGACGACCAGCAGGCACCGTCTGATGACGCCTCGGAATTGTTTGAGGACGACAATACTGAAGAGATAGATGACGTCACTGACTCCGAGGGCGTGCAAGCGACCGCCCCTGACAAAGTGACCAATGAGCCAGAGTCTCCCGGCTCAACTGAGACTGAATCTGATGGGGCGGACAACTCAGTTGCCAACACCAATCACCAGTCTCCAGAAGGGGACACTCACACCCCAGATGACGAGCCAGTCCACGACGACGAAGATATAGAGAAACTGTTAGAATCGGAAGAGGAGAAAGATGGATCGGAGGGCCAGTCTGAAGACTCTGATGAGTTCGGAGCTTCCGAGTTTATGTGATCTAGCCAGAAGAATCACCCCTTATTTTCTGACCCGCTGTTCCGAATACCCTTCTTAATTTCATATTCACTACTCCGACTACGCCGTTTATATCACCCACTTCTTTACCTTTTAGATTTTTTAGAGCTGCTTGACTCAGCGATTCATCGTCTACAAGGACTTTTCCTCTCTCTGCCTGAGCAGCCTGGACTGAACACCACAAACATAATCTATCCGGTAAATTATTTAATTTCTATATTTATTCGTACGAAATCGCAAGAAGGCGGACGGGTACATCACAGACACGGTACGAAATAGCGGAGTGATGTACTACAAATCGCAAGACGGCAGCCGGATTTTTCGCTCACACCGTGTCCCTTTATCTTGCCCCACAACTTTCGGCGGTAGCGCGCACCCTAAGCGGTCATGAATTACCACGAATCTGACTATCAATTGCGGCGGCGCCTAGCCCTGGGGACCCCGTTCGATGCACCCTGGCCTGCCCGGCCCACCGGCTGTGTTAGCAACCCAAGAAGAATCCGAGGCTACGCTTCGCTACCTCGCCGAGCGACCAGCGACAACTCCTGCTGTTCGCGCTCGACAATCCCCGAGTCCGGCCCAAACCTGACTCGGTACTTCCCTGCCCGTTGGGAGGCCTCGACCACCTTACCAGTGACAGTGCCAGGCCGCTTCTCATCCAGCACACGATCACCTATGAAATACGATAGCTCTGGCGGATCGCGGTTCTCCGCGCGAGTCATCAGCTGGAGGTTCGTCCGTTCGAACTGCATTCCCTCTGGAACACCATCTGGATGGACCGCGATCTCTTCGCTCTCGTCATCGATAACTGTCACCGTCCCAAGCACCTCACCATCGAATCCATCGCGATGGATCAGCACTCGATCACCCTCTGACAGCGGAACCGGTTGTTCGGATGGAGTACAATCATCACTTGCCATCGTTACTTACACACTCCCTCGTATCGGAAGCAAATAAGCGCCATCATCCTCGCTGGGGCGACACAAAATCTCCCCCGACGTCCACCCTACCAAACCCCTCCACCGACACCCACCCTTCCCCGCCGTCAGCGGGGATCGCGCGTAACGTAGTGAGCACGATGGACCGACCGCGAGGCGCGCGATCGCGCCGAGCGCAGCGACCCGTCGTCCTCGTGAGCGACAGCGAACGAGGGCTCGGAAGACGAGCATCGCGAGTCTTCCGGAGGCGCCGCGCGTAACCCGCGCCATCCAGCCATCCAGGAGGCTCAGCCAGGGCCGGCAGACCCACGCTCGCGACACGCCAGACTACCGGCTCGCTTCGAGACCACAAGACAGAGCGAGCGAAAAATGAGAGAGAACCGTCGGGCCGCCCGACCTGGCTACCCCAGGTGCTGGGCGACCGTCACGGCGTTCAGGAGCGCGGTCGTGACCATTACGACCCACTTCAGGACCGTCGTGACGACATCTCGACGCTTTTTAGTCGACAATACCTTTTTGACGAACGCGGCGATACGTTTCACTTGTTGGAGTGTTGGGGCGTGTTTCTGCGTCCCCACTTTCTCGTCGCTGAGTCCCGACTGGGTCGCCCCATGCCCCGAGGGCAAGACATCGCATCCGGCCAGTGGGGCGAGCCGATACCGACACCCCCACCGCAGGGGGTGGTGGGTCCGTGAGGACCCAAGAGATAGATACGAGGCACTTCCGGAGTGATGGCGCTCGTCCAAGCGCTGACTGAAGTCGACGGGGAAGCTCGCCTCAGCGAGCAGTCCGTCGCCGGACCGAAGCGCGCCAGATGCTTCCAGTCGCGGGCGCTGCTTGCGAGCCCGCGACCGACGCCTTCACCCAGAAGCGCCGTAGATAGTTCCGCGGCACCGCCCGCGATGGGAAGTCTTCGACAGCGCGGGGTCCCGTCCGTCGACGGTCGAGAACCTCGCGTCAGCGAGGAGTCGCAGTGGCGTCGACGCCAACGGAAACACCGCGCCGAGAAGAAGCCTGGAGGGTCGGTGGGACGGTGACGCTGTACGTTCCACCGGGTGTCCCGCCCGTCCCGCACTCGCTGCCCAGCCGACCAGGGCGTCCCCCAGCCAGCAGCTGTCTCGCCCGGCCGTCTGCCCCACTCTGAGAGCGACCGACTGCCAACGCCAGTGCAGTCGTGTCGCTCTCGTCTCCAACCGCGCACGACTCCGACGTGCGCGAGGACTCTCTGTTGATCGTCGACGATCGGTGCCGTCCTGGTCCCAAGCGATTTAACCGATGCCGAGCAACGTCTGAGTGCAACGGTTTTCATGTACGAGAGACCACCATGTCCAGAGCGACAGCTCCCGGAAGATCGCATTGTCCCGCCAATGGAACTGATCAGCCCAGTCGTCGAGCAAGTGATCGAGATCGCTCGCGAACAGCTCGAGCGTCCTATCAAAGTCAGACTGTGGACCTGGGAAGACGGCGAGTTTCAGGTCCGAGTGAAACACTGGTATCCAGCAGGCTCAGAGAACCGCTACGGGTACGAGGCCGTCATCCAGTACCACAGCCGAAGCGAGGAAGTCGAAGGCGTCCTCGTCGAAGAGGATACGATCGACGACGAAAAAGAGCGGCTCCTGAAACAGACCGTCGCACACATCCCCGACCCAGTCCCACGAAAAAATGAAGACGGTTCGTCAGCTACTGCTCCTTGACCACCGTACGGTGGCAATCCTCACAGAGCTGGTCGAACGATTCACCGCGGTCGGCATCGTAGAAGGAACCAGACCGAAACCGAACCCCATCCAGTTCGGTGATGAAGGTGTCCTTACATCGAGGGCACTGAATTTCTCCCAAATCTATCACCTCCTGACGACCCTGAGATGGCCGCCACTCGCCTGCGGCCGCACAAAATCCACGCCGGCGAGCAGCGGGACAGGAGCGCTCCCCCGACGCTTAACCAACATACCCGCGATCACCCGACCCAACGTTGGTTAAGACCGGCGCAACCCCCACCCGCGTCCAGATCTCAACGAACCAGCCACGAATGTGGTTCCCGTCTCCCTCCCAGCGGTCGGCGGGGATCGCGCGAAACCTCGTGAGCACGATGGACCGACCGCGAGGCGCGTGACCGCGCCGAGCGCAGCGACCCGTCGGCGCTGCGCGTGAGACGCGCCACCCGAACTGACCACCCCCGTCGCCCGGCTGGCTGGCCCAGGCCGACGTCCACCCAGCCGTCCGTCGCGACCAGCACCCGGCCAGACTGACCCACGTCGAGCGCGGTCGCTGGCGGCTGCCCAGTCCGTGCGCGCGGTTGTCTCGCCGCCGCCCCGGCCTGCCGGTGGGCGGCGGCGAGGCCGCGTGCGCGAGGTGGCTCCGCGCCGACGGGGGTGAGGACCGCTCCCCCACCAGGCCAGTCGTCGAGGCGAGGCGAGGAACTCCCGCGATTAGTCCGAGAGCGTCACCTCAACAGCATTCTCCATGTCGACGTGGGAAATCCACTGGTGGGTGTCACTCTCAGCGTCCCACGGTGCCGTCCGCGGGCTGTCACCCGAACAGCCCCACGAGGCCCGTCGGTCACCCGTCGGGGCCGGGCCATCGCCGTCTTCGAGGATGCACATGGTCGACTTGCTCGTGACTGCGACGGTCGTGGTACCACGGTACTCGCCGGGCTTGCCCGCGTAAATCCGCACCCGATCGCCTTCGTGGAGCGTGCGGACCATGGTGCCGTGGAGAGCCTTGTCCCAGACGGTGAGTTTACAGCTCGTGCCGGCGTCGTCTTCGAGGTACAGAACTTGGTACTGGTTCCGACTGGCCGGCTCCTCGATGATGTGGGTGACTTCTCCCTCGACAGTCACCTCACCGCCGTCTGCGTCGACTTCCGCGAACGGGACCGGCGAGTTCATGCTGTCGCGAGCGGCCATCAGCGCGTCGAGTTCGCCGTCTAGGGGACTGCCACCGCTGGCCACCGTCTCAGCGATACAGCGCCCCGCTGCGGCGCTTGTGATGGTCGTCTGGCGAGCCACCCGACGGGCGCGTTCGTTGACCTCCGCGAGCGTCTCGGCGTCCATCTTCTCGCGGGGGTCCGTCTGGCGCGTGGCGATGTCCGGGTGATCGAGGTCCGTGTCCGCGTCGGTCAGCTGGCGGCTGGACCGAGCGCGTTCCACACCGTCGGCGTGTGCCGCGTGTGCCGTCTCCCGGTGCCGTACCTGTTCAGCTTCCTCGCCAAGCCGTTGCTCCTGGGCGGCCAACGTCTCGCCGTGGCGACGGTTCGGGCCGACCTCTGTGTCTCGCGTCCAGTCGTAGTCGTTCTGACGCTCGTAGAAGTTCCCGCGAGAGTCGAGGCCCCGGTTAGGCCGGTAATCGAGTTCGTCGCCGTTCTCGGTCTCTGCGACCTGCTGAAGCAGATGCTCAGGGCCGTCAACACGCGCACTAAGCTGGATCGTCTGGTCAACGTCTGCCGATGCCTTCTTACCGCTCGAATTGCTAGCGTACATTGTCTTCTGGGTTCCTACGAGAAGACACTTGCCGGGTGCTGCTACACCCGGTTTCCTGCGACACGAAACCGCTTCGTGAGTGCCGCGTGTCTCGTGCCTTCCCGTACATAAGGCTATGGGTGCCTACCACTTAAAGACTGTGGTTGAATGGCTTCGCTTCAAGTACAATATTCGGATATCTTAGTGGTGTCTGCGCGGCTTTTAGGTTTTCTCGTTTCATCCCGAAATAGCATATAAAAGCCAGTGCTTGGTTGACATCCCGGCGGGTGGGGGATATCTTGTGCGGTCGCGGTTGAGCCAGCATCCCGCGCGGCCAAGCGAGTGCCGGATGCCGAAAGCCCGGAATGGCGCTCGGGCGGTGCTGAGAGAGCGCCACATGCCCGTGAACGGAGGAGCAACAGAGAGCCGCCAGCGTCGGCGGCAGGGCGTCGATGCCGCCAAGGCTGACTCCGGTCAGCCGCCGGCGGATCGGCGGCCTGCCGTCGTAAGCAAGACTCTCCGCCGCGACGTGCTCGTTCCGGCGAGGGAGCGCAGGCCAAGCGGGTTCCTCGTTCAGAACCGTGCGCGAGAAACGCGCGCGCCGTCTCCGCCGTACTGTGCTGTCGCGGTACTGTTGCGGACGGGTGGGACTGAAAGGGGCTCGCCGCTGGCGCTTGCTGTGGTCGGGTCAGCGACCCACTGTCGCGCGCGGTTTGCGCGATATGTCGCTGAGCGACCGCCAGCGGCGTGGGGCTTTCAAGGTATGCTGCTGGCCCGACTGCCTCGTCGACGTCGTCCTGGAAGCCCTGGCTCCTGCAGTAGTCCCGACGGTCCCACCGCCGTCAGAAGTGAGAGTTGTCCCGTCCCCAGCAGTCGTCCCGACAGATCACGGAGTCCCGACAGACCCAGCAGTGCCACGAGCGCTCCTCGTGCCAGCAGTCCCGGTCCCGCCTGGACCACACTCCCCGTCGTTCCCGATCATCCCTACGCCGGCCTCGCCATCCCACCGCCGCCGACAGACAGCCGCCCAGCGGCGGCTGCGCGGCCAGCAGGCGATACCCAGCCACCCGGCCTACCCAGCCCGTCAGTCCCACGTCGATACACGCCGTGCTCTCGCCTGCTGCACCCGGCTGCCAGCCCCACGCCAGTTATTATTCGGCCAGCCTCTTCTGCTTCCTCGCTGCGAGACAGAGTGTACGTGGCGAGCGCTGCTGCAACCGCCCTATCAAGCCCCAGTCGTACTCCTATGGCGCTGCGGCCGCTGTATCGCCTGATTCGGGATCAAACGGGAGATTGATCACGAGTTCGTCGAACCAGACGACTGGGCGCTTGCTCTGTCCGTCTTCCTCAAAGAAGATGATTCCCAGCTTAGCAAGTCGACTGAGTTCCTCGTGGACATTTTTGATGTCTCGGTCCACAACTCGGGCAGTCTCGTTGATGCTAGATGGTTCTTCTCGGCGAACAGCTTCGATAAGTTCGAGGACACGCGGCGTCAGCGTCTCCATGAGATCGTCGTAGCTGGTGAACGACAGCGTCGGCGTCGCGTCCACTGAATCACCGTGTTCCAGTGACTTGATGTCGTCAGTGACGTCGTCGTGAAACTCGTCGGACGAGTTGACTGTCGCGACAAGCGTCGACGCAGCCCGAAGCTGTTCACGTTCCATCGGATGCAGCGGTGGCGTTGATTCGTTCATGGGTATCACCGTGGTGATGGTCTCATTTGACCTCGATTTCGGATTTCGGAATCTCGCTCCAGAACCGTTCCCAGAGTTCGACCATTCCCGGGAACTCGATGATCGCTGGTTCTGTCTCGGGCGCAACGTGGAGTTCGTGGCCTTTTGTGTCCTCGTGCGAGTTGTCGTACCGACGAATCGTCCCATCCTCAAGCGTACGGGGCGGATCTGGCTCTGTTGTGCCGTAATGGAGCTTGTAGGCCCACCCCGACGGGTACGCACCGCGGTCAGTCCGCATGCAGAACACACGGACGACAGTCCCGTCAGGGTACTTCTGCCCCTTGCTTATGCCATCGAGGTCATCATCGGTCAGCGAGCCCATCCTCAGCCATTGGTTTGTAGGCCAATGGAATAACTCTATTGGTCGCTATACCAATAGTGGCGCCAGACTCGATACAACACCAGCTGCTCGACTGCCAGCGGCGTGGGGCTTTCACGATGTGCTGGGCCGACTCCCGCGTCGATGTCGTCCTGGAAGCCCTGGCTCCTGCAGTAGTCCCGACAGTCCTGCTATTACCATGAGTGAAAATCGTCCCGTCCACAGGAGTCCCGACAGACCCAGCAGTGTCGAAAGAGTCCGTCATACCAGTGGTTCCAGTCCCATCGAAACCATCCCAGTCGCGATACCCATCCGTCCCTGTACCAATCCCATCCACCCAACCGACGCCGGCGACAGACAGAGAGCCGCCCAGCGGCGGCTGCGCGGCCAGCAGGCGACACCCAGCAACCGACCTACCCAGCCCGGCCCGTCAGTCCCGCGCCGACACACGCCCTGTGCTCGGCCGCTGCACCCGGCTGCCAGCCCTACGACGGTTCCAATCGGAGAGTCGGGCCGCTTTGCTCGGCCGTCTGGCCCACGGGAGAGCGACCGACTGCCAATGCCAGTGCAGTCGTATCTATCGTCACCGCAGTCAAACACAGAACAGGTGTTCCGTTGATCGGACAAGACAAGCGCCGACAGCAGGTTACAACTTAGAAGGGGCCGTAACCCGGAACCCGGTTTCAGACGACCTCGATTGCGCCGAGCATCCCGCTCCCTTCGTACACCTCACAGATGTAGAACTGGAGGTCAGTGTTACCGAACAACTGGGAAAACGTCGTGTCGGTGTCGTCCGTGGGGTCACTGCTGTCGAAGTCGGAGCTTGAATCCTCTGACGAGACGACGTTGTGCCTGCCGCCCATCGATTCCCAGTTGACGATCATCCCGGCGTCGATACGGAGTGCCGGGGGATCAAACACCAGGCCGCCGCCGACGCCGACAGTGACCGAATCTTGGCCGGTCGCGTCCCGGATCGTCCCCTCGTACCCGTTAGCATCCGAGAGGAACGAATCGATCGCGGACGGCACCTCAGATTTCATGCCGCTCGACATACTGGCACTGTCCATACTCTCGGTATCCGCCGAGACAACCAGATCGGAGGCGGTGTCAGCGGGTTCGTAGTCGGGGGAGAGGCAGCCGACGGCAAACGCGAAGTACCCAGTAACGACCAGCCTCGGACACAATACCTCCGCCAGGACGGGGCACGTATCCGGCGACCGGCGAACCGTCTCACCAGCTCCCCAGCCGCTCGGGCAGCGGATCGACCGTCCCGGCTATCCGGTCGGCAAGCGTCCCAAGCAACCGGGCTTTTGTTTCGGCAAGTTCCGGGTCAGCCCAGCGGTTGCGCCGCTCGACCGGGTCTGTGGCGAGGTCGTACAGTTCCCCGTCATCCGTATCGTGGTGGGTAACGAGCTTGTACCGGTCGGTCCGGACCATCGTCGCGTTGACTCGAGGGTCGGTGTGCCGTTTCGTGGCGTCGTAGAACTCACAGTAGACGGATTCCCGGTGTGGTCGGGTCGGAGTGGTCCCGTCAGTCCTGACAAGGGGCCACAGAGAGCGTCCCTGCATCCCCGCGGGTTGCTCTAGCCCGGCTGCCGCGACCAGTGTGGGTGCCAAGTCAGTCAGCGCCACGAGGTCGTCGACGATGTCTCCCTTGTGGACGGTTCCAGGTTGTGAGATGATCAATGGCACCCGCACGGCCGGCTCGTAAAAGTACGGCCCTTTCTTGTAGATACCGTGGTCGCCCAACATCTCGCCGTGGTCGGCGGTGAACACGACGATCGTGTCCGACCGCTGGCCGGTCGCGTCAAGTTCGGCCAGCAACCGGCCCACTTGGTCGTCGACGAAGTCGATCATGGCGTAGTAGGCGGCCCGGACGAGGCGGTGTTCGTCGGCACTCATGTTCGCTCCTTCGAGCCGACCAGTGTGAGCGGCCTCGTGCTGGACGGCGGGCTTGTCGTCGAGTTCTCCGGGTGCGTAGTTCGGCGGCGGGAGGTCGTCGATTCGATCGACGTACTTCTCCAAGTAGGCCGCGGGTGGGTCGAACGGGTGGTGAGGATCGAAGTAGTTCAGCGAGAACAGCCACGGATGATCTGCGTCGGCCCCCGTCCGGACGTACTCGATTGCGCGGTCGGTACACCACGCTGTCTGGTGGTTGTCGGGCGACATCGACGTTTCGACGTAGGATGACCCCTCGTAGGGCGTCCGTTCGAAAGACTCTCCCCGGCCCCGGAGCCACTGGCGGTACTGATTGTCTGGCGAATCGTCCCCCGGCATCGGTGACCAGTGGACCGTGCCGTAACCGTCGTCAAGCGAGCGGGCTGGTTCACGGGTGGTTGCGTCCGTGTTGTCGTCGGGATTCGTCGGCGAGAGGTGGAGCTTTCCGGCTAATCCGCAGCGGTAACCGGCCTCAGACAGGTGTGTG contains:
- a CDS encoding relaxase, with the translated sequence MILKTDFQQSGAGDLVEYIRRDRDPNRDQRVPLRNPTGRELSDPEVSDFIEESRQFGFERHYIVSPNPEAGYTAQEVGENTRQLMRDELLEKPTANYLYAVHNDSCYTHAHVAATGREEELRMDRQEIQRLRSRARSQFREQERLKERDVDREQERAEERREQAHEKELDPEARKEVEPDREQEPEPQREQEPERDFGMGGAQ
- a CDS encoding type IV secretory system conjugative DNA transfer family protein, with translation MSSDPTTQPGQKNTEVPTQLRDDGVVMFFWAFFMFVFPAMWVDADKPLHKRFWAWRYLYLGFTAVTAIFFLPALLNGQFLWLLLGPFAHIVAGLSIIGIFAGFQFPGISLPYVSYTISTGLYSAALVAVAGGDLLRRTSPASLSMDPYDSDEDELVVPLDGVDDKSDDAPTPPKIDQDVSTAVIGETGSGKTSAMQMLAYQFPYHRDTAVIAHDAGEDFQRFYEDLGFDVKRISAQNGDVVWNLFNDADSRRDFREIARTIFGEPDGHNPFHTPAKQVFEDVLMYLHLEAQKNNRREELCHLDLVQLLEEGHIELYQKLSEYDQRLDAGHLDPDQGKGARNVYQTLREHTRPVFVDDFAEYGEFSLNEYIRNPDGRVLIIDSEPSRMATLGPMFQLLLDWSIRYAMEAPNPTVHILDEIDQLPPLSQVTNLTARGRKEKARALVGVQTVGQLKDTYSTVSGILGNCPQGVYFGPGDRETTQFVLDEVGDHRTFETQEMVAVSRSTGDQSQSEQNRRRHQEKDQNPLTPGQLRKFGPGECVTVRRTDWWHGQANELHEVRDNLPERGVESPVSLDDTKDNLEDTDSWLALLRSRLGGSESDSESSSQNESGGDDAVDPDVWAADDVESPSLAFSYAKWDEALDRLDLDRPPISDPKHIDAFEDVCSMLDDRVLSLQIGADATIEIKELLMDLHDQTGLTPKEILNEVTAHTEALQMSDEFHTEFLEQVDVDDQQAPSDDASELFEDDNTEEIDDVTDSEGVQATAPDKVTNEPESPGSTETESDGADNSVANTNHQSPEGDTHTPDDEPVHDDEDIEKLLESEEEKDGSEGQSEDSDEFGASEFM
- a CDS encoding toxin-antitoxin system TumE family protein, which translates into the protein MGSLTDDDLDGISKGQKYPDGTVVRVFCMRTDRGAYPSGWAYKLHYGTTEPDPPRTLEDGTIRRYDNSHEDTKGHELHVAPETEPAIIEFPGMVELWERFWSEIPKSEIEVK
- a CDS encoding halocyanin domain-containing protein — its product is MDSASMSSGMKSEVPSAIDSFLSDANGYEGTIRDATGQDSVTVGVGGGLVFDPPALRIDAGMIVNWESMGGRHNVVSSEDSSSDFDSSDPTDDTDTTFSQLFGNTDLQFYICEVYEGSGMLGAIEVV
- a CDS encoding sulfatase, with protein sequence MPDHRPNILWICTDQQRWDTLGCYGADHIDTPHLDELAGEGIRFQRAYCQSPVCTPSRASMLTGRYPRTTRCRQNGQPMPRDERLVTTHLSEAGYRCGLAGKLHLSPTNPDDNTDATTREPARSLDDGYGTVHWSPMPGDDSPDNQYRQWLRGRGESFERTPYEGSSYVETSMSPDNHQTAWCTDRAIEYVRTGADADHPWLFSLNYFDPHHPFDPPAAYLEKYVDRIDDLPPPNYAPGELDDKPAVQHEAAHTGRLEGANMSADEHRLVRAAYYAMIDFVDDQVGRLLAELDATGQRSDTIVVFTADHGEMLGDHGIYKKGPYFYEPAVRVPLIISQPGTVHKGDIVDDLVALTDLAPTLVAAAGLEQPAGMQGRSLWPLVRTDGTTPTRPHRESVYCEFYDATKRHTDPRVNATMVRTDRYKLVTHHDTDDGELYDLATDPVERRNRWADPELAETKARLLGTLADRIAGTVDPLPERLGSW